A region from the Lentimonas sp. CC4 genome encodes:
- a CDS encoding DUF883 family protein, with protein MTQQNENATETNTCPDREKLVADLEQLLADAKVLTSDVSETSQAYFTEKTAHIRSQLTDAINDVKERGESTKEQAVETIEKVEAMIKDKPWRAVGIAVLAGIVIDRIIRD; from the coding sequence ATGACTCAGCAAAACGAAAATGCCACCGAGACAAACACTTGCCCAGATCGTGAAAAACTCGTCGCCGACCTAGAGCAGCTACTCGCTGACGCCAAGGTGCTCACGTCTGATGTCTCCGAAACATCACAAGCCTATTTCACAGAGAAAACGGCGCACATACGCTCACAACTGACTGATGCCATCAACGACGTCAAAGAGCGCGGCGAATCGACCAAGGAACAAGCAGTTGAGACCATCGAAAAGGTAGAAGCGATGATCAAAGACAAGCCATGGAGAGCAGTCGGCATTGCAGTGCTCGCAGGCATCGTGATTGATCGTATTATTCGCGACTAG
- a CDS encoding phage holin family protein gives MSQLLQSIQQLLKSRFELFLAECRLERSRLSLLFTLLGLACGALFLAGASALTAIVIAIPAEHRVLVLTIAAILALLATVICAVMASNILRSKQSPFEATRAELRKDVECLTSAIKNKR, from the coding sequence ATGAGCCAACTCCTACAGTCGATTCAGCAACTGCTAAAGTCGCGCTTTGAGCTCTTCCTCGCCGAGTGTCGCTTAGAGCGTTCGCGCCTCTCGCTACTCTTCACCCTATTAGGCTTAGCGTGTGGAGCACTCTTTCTTGCAGGCGCCTCGGCATTGACCGCAATAGTCATTGCCATTCCTGCGGAGCATCGAGTGCTCGTCCTCACCATCGCCGCGATACTCGCCCTGCTCGCCACAGTGATCTGCGCTGTCATGGCATCAAATATTTTGAGGTCCAAACAGTCACCATTCGAGGCAACAAGAGCCGAACTTAGGAAGGACGTTGAATGTTTAACATCCGCAATCAAGAACAAGCGATAA